The genomic window ctgatTCCTGGCATCAGACCGTCGTGATTTGGTCCACTACTCGAGTGCTGTCATTCATCTCCACGCATTCCACTTCCTGCCTGGGGGCGTCTCCCCCGGCGGGCCGGTGGGCGCGGCTTTTTGAGGGCGGCAGAAAGGTAAGGAGGGTGGGCAAGAAGGCCAGCGTGTGCAGCGCCGAGCAGACCGCCGTCAGGGCCAAGCAGCGGAAGAGCGTGCGAGTCAGGTTGGAGCGCACGGAGCCCACGGGGACCAGGGCGGCGACGTAGCAGATGAAGGCCTGCAAGGAAGGCACGCCGTGTCTCTCCAGCGCCACCCTCACCCAGCGGGTCCTGCTGTCGCCCTGCCCCGCCGCAAAGCTGCAGAGGAGGGGCCCGCTGCAGTCTGCGGCGTGCCCCAGGGCCAGGATCAGACACAGCACGGACATGCAGTCCAACTCCACTCCCCACAAGGTCATGAACCCCAGCACGCCAAACTGGACGGAGAGCAGGGTGAGGCCCAACCACACCGACACCAGCGGCTCCACCACGGCGAGGGAGGACAACCCCAGCAGGAAGAGCACCGCCAGCAAGGAGTGACGCAGCGGTGAGCTGACCGCCGTGGCGTAGCGGTCCAGGTACACAAAGGAAGGGTTAAAGATGAGAAATCGAACTCGGGAGGTGAGTGACAGTCGGCGGAGGGTGTCCAGCAGCACCGACATCTCCTCCCGCTTGTTCTCCGTCGTCTTAGCGACCAGGAAGATGCGTGACGCCGCAACATCCGGCTCCTCCCCCTGACCCCGCTCGGCGAAGATGATGTCGTCGGCAAAGTGGGCGAAGCGTGGCTCTCGGAGGAAGGCGTGGCGGAGCGTGCGGGTGAAGTTTTCCCGAGGCGGGCTCGTGGACTGGTTGCGCTCGGACAGGAAGGTCAGGTAGGCCTCCAGCCAGCTGATCCTCTGGAAGCCCTTGGCGTACTCCAGGAGGTCCCGCTGCACAGAGTCGTTCCAGTAGGGGGCGCTCTCGTAGATGTAGAAGCCAATGACGGGGGAGTAGGAGCTGAAGTATCGCTGCTGGGCGCGCGTGTACGACACTGTGGCCGTATCCATGGCGACCAGGGCACTGGGGTCCGAGCCCTGGGCCacctgtcaacaacaacaacaacatttgtttatacaatatctataaataattagaaataattagaattactaattaatcatatttatagGTTCAagataaatttatttaaataatttgtaaagataaaaaaatatattaaaacattttattattattagagaattataatattatataatatatataaaatattattataataacttttataagaataatgtaataattattataagaataatgtaataattaaattaattaattcttttaaaataataacaataataacaaatattgaatagtaataattaataacaaataatttacatttaaaaaaaataaattaagtcatgaataaacaaattttgaaaaaagttaaatttaaaaatacgtaaccaaaaaaaaaaaaaaaaaaaaagaggacaatACTTTCAGACACTTGAACCCTACGTCAGATGCCATCATGTCTCACCTGCAGGAAGCCCATCAGTCCAAAGGAGATGTAGACCAGATAGAGCAGCACCACAAAAGGCTTGACATATGTGTTAGTGATCCAGTCTCCATAGCAACGCCTCACACAGCCCAGCAGAAGATGCGAGTCCTGAGGACGTGCGTCTGAGGCATGTGTGCCGTTCGTCATGTGACCGTGGATGTTTGCCGCACGAGGATGCACGTACGTGCGCGTGTGCGTGAGGTTCCCGGAGTGGCAGTGACCGACCCCGTGCGGCGCGCCTGTAGTCTGCGCCTCATCCTGGTAACGGGTGTACATCAGGCACCTGTACCAGGCCGGCTTGGAGTCCAGACGGTCCTGCTTTGGAACCCTCCGGCAAAAGCATCCGTGTCTGTAACCCGTCTCCAGGTATCCGGTGAAGACCAGACAGGAGCTGTAGAAGGACAGCATGTACACGTATCCCACAGTGACCGCCAAGGCGGCCGTGCGGCAGAAGAGGCGCACGGCCTCCATGTTGGTGAGCGGTGAGGCGGCCAGGCCCAGCGTCAGGAGGTGCAGCATGGTGGAGCCGGAGAAGCGCAGCATGACGTCCTCGAAGACGCTCGCCACGCGCTCCTTCACGTGTTGGTCCTCGTTTGTTCGTCTCCATGACGACAGCATCTCAAAGGACCCAAAGAGGCCGTGACCTGATGGTGAACAAACATCTGATGAGATCCGATACACTTGTACTGCCTTTGCACGTATAGTACTTGTGACTGACAGTCACAGGTTGGTGCGGaccaaccaggaagtgatgtaTGTCAACCACAACATGTTAAAAACATGTCACATTTTCACTTATTTGCAGCGGTTGAAGAGCTACAAAGTCATCCAAATATTCACGTTAGCTCTCGTGTAAGCGTACTAATGAACAAATTGTGAAATGGTCGTCTTTGGACACGCAGCAGATGTTTTTCAAGCCAGTCTGaatggttgccatggcgccaGCAAGTCTCCCGGTGACCTCAACAACACGACAATACACTTCACACCTCAACTGAAACCTAACAGACCGACAACGTCGGTCCTGGGTGAGACTGATGAAGTCTGCGGAACCGTGAAGATCACACACGGGCACCGAGACCGTCGAAAAGGAAGTTGTTTCCCTGACTTTACACGTCTGCCCACATTCACGGCGACATTTTCTTCTATTCCCTCTCGGCTGTGATTTCAAGCTGGTGGTCCCGCCTCCACATTACCATAAATCCAGGCTGAGTAACCTTAAAGACCCCCTGCTGCTTGTGTTCCGTCAGTCAGAAAAATGTGCTAATCATAAAGCGGCGCCGCTCTCTCTCTTCAGGAAGTCAAGGTCGACCACCTGTCAGTCATTCTGAAATGACGCCGTCCAGCCGGTCCTCACACCCTGGAGGTAAGCATCAGATGCGGCAGACAGCGAACACGGCATTCTGTGATGGAAAAATCAATAGAAGTAGAAGCATTCGCCTTGGCGGCGTGTGTGGATTCGCTTTCGTTTTCTTTGATGCCGTCTTTTTTCCTGCAACATTCTAGTTGTGTGTTGGCATTTTAGACAATTTCACTAATTTATTGAACGCACCAATTTGTCTGCTCTCCTAGTTTATCATTGACGGCATGGTGGCACGGCGTGATCTTTGACCTACCCAGCATGACAAAAGGGATGCCCAGGTACGTGGAATTGTAGGTGGAGCCACCCAGGTTGAGTATCCCAGCAGCCGTCAAGCCCGAGAGAGTGACCGAGAGCAGCGCCAGCAGTCCCAACCACGGCTTGGACCTGACGCAGTCCCTCATGGAGCAGCAGAGCACGGCCAGAACGCCACACATCCCCAAACTGGCCAAGAGGGGCCGCCGTGCCAGAACCGAGGAGATCTGGAAGTCTGTCCTCAGGGACGAGGATGTGGTGGGGTAGAGGTCCAGCTGGGGGTGGAGCGACGCAAACTGCTGCATCTCGCCGAGGAAGGCCTGCTCCCATTGGCCGGCCACGCCCTCCATGAGGCCGCCGCGCGCTTGGAGGTAATAGGTCAGCTGGAGGGCCTTGGCCGAGCGCACGCCCTCACCTCTGACTCCTTGCACGCGCACCGCCCCGTTGGGCCCCCAGCCCTGCACGCCGCCCAGCTGGTGGCCCACGTAAGCCTGGCGCCCGTCCGCCAGCTGCGTGATTGGGTAGCGGAGGGCTGGGGTGGTGCGGTTTGCCGTGCGGGCCGACTGGATCTCCTCCATAGCACGGATGATGTCATCGATGATGCACACGTTCTTGTCGTCAGGGAGACACAGGTGGGAGAAGGAGTAGTTGAAACCCGATGGGGGCACCGACACCTGCATGTGGTAGATCAGCCTGTGGAGCTGCGATGGGAcaaccagagaagaagaagtgctCAAAAACAGGCTTTTGATGTCACCGCCGCTTCAAGGAAGACCAAGTtgtaggcttcactacacatcttaaaatattttttaatatttttttgcccAGGTGTACCAAATGTTGTTACGAGTGAATATAACTGTATTTATAACTAaatacagtaccagtcaaaagtttgcgGACGCTTGAGCATGCTACTGAATGAGCAAGTGTCTCCTTATTTTTGACTGGTGCTGCAAATGGGACgtcaaaaacattaattttagTCGGCAGTGCTCCAgatattaaaattacatttttcgtTATAGTGAtattggcgcgcagacctcacggctagcagaccagggttcaattccaccctcagccatctctgtgtagagtttgcatgttcctcccacattccaaaaacatgctaggttaattagcgactccaaattgtccttaggtatgaatgtgagtgtgaatggttgtttgtctatatgtgccctgtgattggctataccccgcctctcgcccaaagacaactgggattggctccagcaccgcccgcgacccttatgaagaaaagcggtagaaaatgaatgaatgaatctagtGATATTATCCCTGAAGGAGACGTATGATTTAGCCTCTATAAATAAGACTTCACCAGATGGGGCAGGGGGGGTGTTCGTGCTCAAGTGACAGGCTAACAATGGAAGTCTGAGAAATATCCCATGTTGCCATGGCAAGAGCACAACAGTGCCAACATCCACACTGCTGGTTACCGAGCAACAAGCCTGATGCCAGGCTCTCGCATCCACGGATGCTACTTCCTCACTTTTTCCTGCCACACATAATTtaacatcgttttttttttctttccctaaCTATTTTTAACTCGCCGCGGCCCATCATTTGTGATTTAATAGCACAGAAGCTTGTAACATGCGTGCCCATTTACGATGAAATAGCGCCGCCGCTAAGCAATAAATTTGGATTCTATTCCATTTGTGTGTGAGAATGACTTCTGAtttgtgatgggggggggggggggggggggattccttGTCAACACTAAATTATGCAAATGCCAATGTCAGCAAAATGGTAAATAAACTTGTTTCTGTGTGTCATAAAAGCCATTTTATAGTTTGTGGTGGAGTGTTGTAATTCAAATTAAGTGCAGACAGCTTTTTTTATTGCTTCAAATAAAAGTTATGCTGCACTCACTGGTTGCAACATGAAGTCCAAACACAAAGTCTGCCTTCATAAGGATAATAACCTTCAgcttttattctcatatttatcATTCACCACGAATTAATATCTTTTTATCATTTTTGATTTGGATTTCAATATTTTGAGTGTAAAATAGACTCAGTTTTTAATTGGagacaaaaaaagtgacaagAATGAAGGAAAGTTGTGTGTATACCTCGAGTATAGCGTCCAGGTGAGGCGGTTCCAGGACGCTCCCTCGCCGGGCAGTGATGATGACGCGCCCGTAGCGCCCGGGCGTCTGCAGGTCTGAGTAGAGGGCGTGCTTGGAGTGGTTGATGGGGAAGAGGCTGTCCACCAGGTTGCCCTCGATCTTGGCCAGGCTGTGCTTGGGCGCCAGCAGGCTCTCCACGTCCTCCTCCACGCGGTAGCGGCTGAAGCTGGCCCCCAGCAGGATGGAGAGGAGCACCGGCGTCGAGGCAAAGAACACCGGGTGACTGGCCACGAAGCGGCCGAGCGCGCGGAAGCCGCCGCTCAGGCCGGCGTGCAACACCTGGCGGAGCATAGTGGAGCGCGGCCGCGGCTCGAGCCTCTCCCACCGACCGAGGCGCCGCCGAGCGTCAGGGACTGCCGGGCGCATCGGTACCAGCAACGGTTCCCTCCATGAGAAGGAGAGGGAAGGAGGGGTTGTCTCCCGGAGCCGGGGAGGATCCTACACTGGGGTGAGGCGCCCCTTTTCTTGTGCTCTTCTAAAAGACAAAACACGTGTTAGCTCAAAGGgggacatttttaaaacatttcttCCTACCTGCTGCTCCGGACTGCCCGGCGTCAGAGCCCGCAAACAGATGCTCTCGTCCCAGCCGAGCTCCACTGCCGCTGTCACTGCCTAGTGCGGTGCTGGTGTTTAGTAGTCCGTGTGCGCATCAAGAAGGCATTACGGTAAAAGCAGGcgatgtcaaaataaaagccttttCCGGAACTAGTCCAATATCCacgaatgaaacaaaaacaaaaacataacatagaACACACCCCAGTTGAGTTATAAAACTGTTTTAACACTAATTTGTGTGGCAAGATAATGTACGGATCTGGACACCAATGCAAACCAATGAACATTCTTAAATTACTAACAAGATTGAACATTATTTCTTTGTATGAGCAGAATTTGCCAGTTTAAATGCATctaaaaatgcatgtaaatat from Doryrhamphus excisus isolate RoL2022-K1 chromosome 21, RoL_Dexc_1.0, whole genome shotgun sequence includes these protein-coding regions:
- the LOC131109011 gene encoding patched domain-containing protein 1-like, which produces MRPAVPDARRRLGRWERLEPRPRSTMLRQVLHAGLSGGFRALGRFVASHPVFFASTPVLLSILLGASFSRYRVEEDVESLLAPKHSLAKIEGNLVDSLFPINHSKHALYSDLQTPGRYGRVIITARRGSVLEPPHLDAILELHRLIYHMQVSVPPSGFNYSFSHLCLPDDKNVCIIDDIIRAMEEIQSARTANRTTPALRYPITQLADGRQAYVGHQLGGVQGWGPNGAVRVQGVRGEGVRSAKALQLTYYLQARGGLMEGVAGQWEQAFLGEMQQFASLHPQLDLYPTTSSSLRTDFQISSVLARRPLLASLGMCGVLAVLCCSMRDCVRSKPWLGLLALLSVTLSGLTAAGILNLGGSTYNSTYLGIPFVMLGHGLFGSFEMLSSWRRTNEDQHVKERVASVFEDVMLRFSGSTMLHLLTLGLAASPLTNMEAVRLFCRTAALAVTVGYVYMLSFYSSCLVFTGYLETGYRHGCFCRRVPKQDRLDSKPAWYRCLMYTRYQDEAQTTGAPHGVGHCHSGNLTHTRTYVHPRAANIHGHMTNGTHASDARPQDSHLLLGCVRRCYGDWITNTYVKPFVVLLYLVYISFGLMGFLQVAQGSDPSALVAMDTATVSYTRAQQRYFSSYSPVIGFYIYESAPYWNDSVQRDLLEYAKGFQRISWLEAYLTFLSERNQSTSPPRENFTRTLRHAFLREPRFAHFADDIIFAERGQGEEPDVAASRIFLVAKTTENKREEMSVLLDTLRRLSLTSRVRFLIFNPSFVYLDRYATAVSSPLRHSLLAVLFLLGLSSLAVVEPLVSVWLGLTLLSVQFGVLGFMTLWGVELDCMSVLCLILALGHAADCSGPLLCSFAAGQGDSRTRWVRVALERHGVPSLQAFICYVAALVPVGSVRSNLTRTLFRCLALTAVCSALHTLAFLPTLLTFLPPSKSRAHRPAGGDAPRQEVECVEMNDSTRVVDQITTV